A genomic region of Plasmodium cynomolgi strain B DNA, chromosome 5, whole genome shotgun sequence contains the following coding sequences:
- a CDS encoding hypothetical protein (putative), whose protein sequence is MILEIVPLYSHRFYSTLLIIKDLDSSNKGCKLSKLLQDGDKEENISVEPNGEGIEEDAEQQPREESPDPNGDNRTSKDQGDPLVRKTYNYDYLNNKEDFYAKEKDKNIYVLINCGWDDQFRTEDVKNVLRVCEYVDVLLITNHGLSFVGCAPLVFQELQKRKKKIPIICHEYVKAYSKYVLLSYFKCTNSSNFFKSFKDDEYFKIVNELFYNVTSLEFREHYTFKKIICQKKNTVCMLPIHFVNNGDNIGSSAVIIKFFNSKILYSVNTHMSDYSFIEKSDVLQQSNVFTYIGNFRYTNKNYAKMVDMKSILGIVNRTMNNLGCVLLPVDIDSVFLDLLFHINALLEVSMQRYALLFLCPYSENFTRLLFASLTYLNSHIKNNFHKNRVNIFKMKNLVCINNYSDFKKYENGYYILFSFPASLNNDTVKKILATFLTRKKNALIFTKRYHPPSFSHKVCSHYFTHRNQRNKPELSFCFSQQVKIDDEKLYEIYLKEKSNIEKDSVLSKVGEMLYIKREGHLIGKTDREGVGRMMRDGTTGGELIKKEKYKRERSPGAHAEEGNEGEVVDDEGDEEVDGEGDDYDENDIDDNDDDDYDYDDDDYDYDDDEDDDEDGDEDHRPHDPQNYNAYYHSDEEEEQEGAGEDPKSPDELYTHSDSNASYGATEKYRSGEPSANHHRDKHDGTYRSDIDEDYSQDGMEPSTGKTRKGRVTIKEEKINNKENAKFFNHLLKNEQSDDPNNTYYPHLHKIGNVNKDTHKKKVRIKEEPEPSDDEIYGHESYTIKHPLSKHRDQKGIVTAFVKNEQVFTSEQEDDLQQNNEENSDTNDERKGTYQTVHISDYYEVNKKKLRAERRVRKGKNMLDRTYKENRHSLETPKMTWKKKLIKYLKIIPTTVQEVDVSIQVDCSVRAFNIENYINQNALNSIIHLMKPQHFVLLPSCNSFLSFHFEMLVHASIQSLDEIKLHSFYIPNFSSSANKRSIYLNRYFCSRGKTLDSVSIPLSVHYENVRIKSIYTMINTTKVADGQLNVFKIKASVSSARGEPSSQLCARRRKRFVNEHSTFWSEFSEANYSLAIDNQNGETQEGEKHTKTKEEKENQESQKQGEQNAPNEISQSGGKEKSNEKKPFLDYYMDDEVASGGATQGEEDQHHAGESSDDSDASSEIRDILSNEDTTNEEHPPSGTIYIGEVTMKNLSLAISSTFQRCLNFTQENQIIIDGKTCVKKEERDIATRGPTGHRKVERTKRNIIWKVQSSLDPSFYFLRNVLKDMYNHVSI, encoded by the exons ATGATTTTGGAGATTGTCCCCCTGTACAGTCACAGGTTTTACAGCACACTGCTGATAATTAAAGACCTGGATTCTTCCAACAAGGGCTGCAAGTTGAGTAAGCTTTTGCAGGATGGcgataaggaagaaaatatcaGTGTAGAGCCCAACGGGGAGGGAATTGAAGAGGACGCTGAACAACAACCCAGGGAAGAGTCCCCTGACCCCAACGGCGATAATAGAACGAGCAAGGATCAGGGGGACCCTCTTGTGAGGAAGACCTATAATTATGACTACCTAAACAACAAGGAAGATTTTTACGCTAAGgagaaagataaaaatatttatgtccTTATTAATTGTGGGTGGGACGATCAGTTCCGCACGGAAGACGTGAAGAATGTGTTGCG GGTGTGCGAATATGTGGACGTCCTGCTAATCACGAACCACGGCCTCAGCTTCGTGGGGTGCGCACCGCTGGTTTTCCAGGAActacagaaaaggaagaagaaaatcccAATCATATGCCACGAATACGTCAAGGCGTACAGCAAATACGTCCTCCTGAGTTACTTCAAATGTACGAACagtagcaatttttttaaatcttttaaAGATGACGAATATTTCAAAATCGTGAATGAGCTCTTCTACAATGTGACTTCGTTGGAGTTCAGAGAACACTACACctttaagaaaattatctgtcaaaaaaaaaacacagttTGTATGCTTCCCatacattttgtaaataatggAGACAACATAGGATCGTCTGCGGtgattataaaattttttaactccaaAATATTGTACTCTGTGAATACCCACATGTCTGATTATTCCTTCATCGAAAAATCGGACGTGCTGCAACAGTCCAATGTCTTCACGTACATTGGCAATTTTCGCTACACAAATAAGAATTACGCCAAGATGGTGGATATGAAGAGCATCTTGGGCATCGTCAACAGAACAATGAACAACCTCGGATGTGTACTGCTCCCCGTGGACATCGACA gcgTTTTCCTGGATCTCCTATTCCACATCAACGCCCTCCTGGAGGTCAGCATGCAGAGATACGCCCTTTTGTTCCTCTGTCCCTATTC GGAAAACTTCACCAGGCTGCTGTTCGCTTCGCTGACCTACCTGAACAGCCacataaaaaacaattttcacaaaaacagagtaaatattttcaaaatgaagaacctAGTGTGTATAAACAATTACAgcgattttaaaaagtacgaAAATGGGTattacattttgttctccttCCCGGCCTCTCTGAACAACGACACGGTGAAGAAAATCCTGGCAACGTTTCTCAccaggaagaaaaacgcaTTAATATTTACCAAGAGGTACCATCCTCCCAGCTTTTCGCACAAAGTGTGTAGCCATTATTTTACCCATAGAAATCAGAGGAACAAACCAGAGCTATCTTTCTGCTTCAGCCAACAGGTAAAAATCGATGACGAGAAGTTatatgaaatttatttaaaagaaaaaagtaacatCGAGAAGGACAGTGTGCTGAGCAAAGTAGGTG AAATGctgtacataaaaagggagggtCATTTAATTGGGAAGACGGACAGAGAGGGGGTGGGCAGGATGATGCGGGATGGTACTACTGGTGGAgaacttataaaaaaggagaagtacaAACGGGAGAGAAGTCCTGGTGCCCACGCGGAGGAAGGCAACGAGGGTGAAGTGGTGGATGACGAGGGGGATGAAGAGGTGGATGGCGAGGGGGATGACTATGACGAGAATGACATAGATGACAATGACGATGACGATTACGACTATGATGACGACGATTACGACtatgacgatgatgaggacGATGACGAGGACGGTGACGAGGACCACCGCCCACACGATCCGCAGAACTACAACGCGTATTACCACTCagacgaagaggaagaacaagAAGGAGCGGGCGAGGATCCTAAATCCCCCGACGAGCTGTACACTCATAGCGACAGCAATGCCAGTTATGGTGCCACCGAGAAGTACAGAAGTGGGGAGCCAAGCGCCAACCACCACAGGGACAAACATGATGGTACTTACCGTAGCGACATCGATGAGGACTACTCACAGGACGGAATGGAACCCTCAACAGGAAAAacacgaaaaggaagagtcaccataaaagaggaaaaaataaacaacaaggaaaatgctaaattttttaatcaccTTCTAAAGAATGAACAGTCGGATGATCCAAACAACACGTACTATCCTCATCtgcacaaaattggcaaTGTTAACAaggacacacacaaaaaaaaagtaagaatAAAAGAAGAACCTGAACCCAGTGATGATGAAATATATGGACATGAGAGTTATACCATCAAACATCCTCTTTCGAAACACAGAGACCAGAAGGGCATCGTGACagcatttgtaaaaaatgagcaggtGTTTACAAGTGAACAGGAGGATGATCTACAGCAGAATAACGAGGAGAACAGTGACACAAACGATGAGCGAAAGGGAACCTACCAAACGGTACACATATCAGATTACTAcgaagtaaataaaaaaaaactgcgtGCAGAAAGAAGGGTtagaaaagggaagaacatGTTAGATAGGACTTACAAAGAAAATAGGCATTCGTTGGAAACGCCCAAAAtgacatggaaaaaaaaattaatcaagTATTTAAAAATCATTCCAACTACTGTCCAAGAAGTAGACGTCTCCATTCAGGTAGATTGCTCCGTAAGAGCTTTTAAcatagaaaattatattaaccaAAATGCCCTTAACAGTATAATACATTTAATGAAACCCCAACACTTTGTCCTCCTTCCAAGTTGCAATAGTTTcctttctttccatttcgaaATGCTAGTGCACGCATCAATACAGTCCCtggatgaaataaaattgcacAGTTTTTACATCCCCAATTTTTCAAGCAGTGCAAATAAGAGGAGTATTTATTTGAATCGCTACTTTTGCTCCAGGGGAAAGACTCTCGATTCGGTTAGTATTCCTTTAAGTGTTCATTACGAGAATGTTCGTATAAAAAGTATTTACACGATGATTAACACGACCAAGGTTGCTGATGGGCAGTTgaacgtttttaaaattaaggCCTCCGTGAGTTCCGCACGGGGAGAACCCAGTTCGCAGCTATGCGCCAGGAG GCGAAAACGGTTCGTCAACGAGCACAGCACTTTCTGGAGCGAATTCAGCGAGGCGAACTACTCCCTTGCCATAGAcaaccaaaatggagagacgcaggaaggggaaaaacatacaaagacaaaggaagaaaaggaaaatcaagAAAGTCAAAAACAGGGAGAACAAAATGCCCCAAATGAAATAAGCCAAAGTGGAGGTAAGGAAAAGTCGAATGAAAAGAAACCCTTTTTGGATTACTACATGGATGACGAGGTAGCCAGCGGAGGAGCAAcccaaggggaagaagatcAGCATCATGCAGGTGAATCATCGGACGACTCTGACGCTTCGTCCGAAATCAGGGACATACTCTCGAATGAAGACACCACAAATGAAGAACACCCCCCCAGTGGTACTATCTACATCGGTGAAGTAacgatgaaaaatttatccCTAGCTATAAGTAGCACATTTCAAAGATGCTTAAATTTTACTCAAGAAAATCAAATCATAATTGACGGGAAGACATGTGTTAAGAAGGAAGAACGGGACATAGCTACGCGAGGACCGACGGGTCACAGAAAAGTCGagagaacaaaaaggaacattaTTTGGAAAGTCCAGAGCTCCCTGGACCCCTCATTCTACTTTCTGCGAAACGTTTTGAAGGACATGTACAATCATGTTTCTATATGA
- a CDS encoding heat shock 70 kDa protein (putative): MASGKASKPNLPESNIAIGIDLGTTYSCVGVWRNENVDIIANDQGNRTTPSYVAFTDTERLIGDAAKNQVARNPENTVFDAKRLIGRKFTESSVQSDMKHWPFTVKSGVDEKPMIEVSYQGEKKLFHPEEISSMVLQKMKENAEAFLGKSIKNAVITVPAYFNDSQRQATKDAGTIAGLNVMRIINEPTAAAIAYGLHKKGKGEKNILIFDLGGGTFDVSLLTIEDGIFEVKATAGDTHLGGEDFDNRLVNFCVEDFKRKNRGKDLSKNSRALRRLRTQCERAKRIDYSVTVSRARFEELCIDYFRDTLIPVEKVLKDAMMDKKSVHEVVLVGGSTRIPKIQTLIKEFFNGKEACRSINPDEAVAYGAAVQAAILSGDQSNAVQDLLLLDVCSLSLGLETAGGVMTKLIERNTTIPAKKSQIFTTYADNQPGVLIQVYEGERALTKDNNLLGKFHLDGIPPAPRKVPQIEVTFDIDANGILNVTAVEKSTGKQNHITITNDKGRLSPEEIDRMVNDAEKYKAEDEENKKRIEARNSLENYCYGVKSSLEDQKIKEKLQPSEIETCMKSITTILEWLEKNQLASKEEYESKQKEAESVCAPIMSKIYQDVGGAAGGMPGGMPGGMPGGMPGGGMPGGMNFPGGMPGGGMPGGAPAGSGPTVEEVD; this comes from the exons atggccAGCGGAAAAGCATCCAAACCAAACCTCCCCGAATCGAACATCGCCATCGGTATTGACCTTGGTACGACTTATTCCTGCGTCGGGGTATGGAGAAACGAAAATGTAGATATCATTGCGAATGACCAGGGAAACAGAACGACTCCATCTTATGTGGCATTCACTGACACGGAGAGACTAATCGGAGATGCTGCTAAGAACCAAGTGGCGAGGAACCCAGAAAACACCGTTTTTGATGCGAAGAGATTAATTGGAAGGAAGTTCACGGAATCGTCGGTTCAAAGCGATATGAAACACTGGCCCTTTACGGTCAAATCCGGTGTTGATGAGAAGCCCATGATTGAAGTAAGCTATCAAGGagagaagaaattatttcacCCAGAAGAAATATCTTCCATGGTTTTGCAAAAGATGAAAGAAAATGCAGAAGCGTTTTTAGGAAAATccataaaaaatgcagtcATCACGGTGCCAGCTTATTTTAATGATTCACAAAGACAAGCTACGAAGGATGCAGGTACCATTGCAGGTTTGAATGTTATGAGAATTATTAACGAGCCAACTGCAGCTGCTATTGCCTATGGTctccacaaaaaaggaaagggtgaaaaaaacattctcATTTTCGACTTAGGAGGAGGAACCTTCGATGTTTCCCTGCTAACTATCGAAGATGGAATTTTCGAAGTCAAGGCTACAGCTGGAGATACTCACTTAGGAGGAGAAGATTTTGACAACAGATTGGTTAATTTCTGTGTTGAagattttaaaagaaaaaatagaggaAAGGATTTATCAAAGAATAGCAGAGCTTTGAGAAGATTACGAACTCAATGTGAGAGAGCAAAGC GTATCGACTACAGTGTGACAGTAAGCAGAGCCAGATTTGAGGAACTATGTATTGATTACTTCCGTGATACATTAATTCCTGTAGAAAAAGTTTTGAAAGATGCAATGATGGATAAGAAGAGTGTCCACGAAGTTGTTCTTGTTGGTGGTTCCACAAGAATTCCAAAAATTCAAACTCTCATtaaggaattttttaacgGAAAGGAAGCTTGCAGATCGATTAATCCTGATGAAGCCGTTGCTTATGGTGCAGCAGTACAAGCAGCTATTTTATCGGGTGATCAATCCAATGCTGTGCAAGATTTGTTGCTCTTAGATGTGTGTTCTTTATCTCTTGGTTTAGAAACTGCAGGAGGTGTTATGACTAAGCTCATTGAGAGAAATACAACCATCCCAGCAAAGAAGAGTCAAATTTTCACCACTTATGCTGATAACCAACCAGGAGTGTTGATCCAAGTATACGAAGGAGAGAGAGCCCTAACTAAGGACAACAATCTGTTAGGTAAATTTCACTTAGACGGTATCCCACCAGCCCCTAGAAAAGTCCCACAAATTGAAGTCACCTTCGATATTGATGCCAATGGTATCCTTAACGTTACCGCTGTTGAGAAATCTACAGGAAAGCAGAATCATATTACCATCACCAATGACAAGGGAAGATTATCACCAGAAGAAATTGATCGTATGGTCAACGATGCTGAGAAATACAAAGcggaagatgaagaaaataagaaaagaaTTGAAGCCAGAAATAGCCTTGAAAATTACTGCTACGGAGTAAAGAGCTCTTTGGAGgaccaaaaaataaaggaaaaattacaacCTTCCGAAATTGAAACTTGCATGAAGAGCATCACTACCATATTGGAATGGTTAGAGAAGAACCAATTGGCTAGCAAAGAAGAATATGAGTCGAAGCAGAAGGAAGCTGAATCCGTTTGTGCTCCCATCATGTCGAAGATATATCAAGACGTCGGCGGTGCAGCTGGTGGAATGCCCGGTGGAATGCCCGGAGGTATGCCAGGAGGTATGCCAGGTGGCGGAATGCCAGGTGGAATGAATTTCCCAGGTGGCATGCCAGGCGGCGGAATGCCCGGAGGTGCTCCTGCTGGAAGTGGACCCACCGTCGAGGAAGTCGATTGA
- a CDS encoding U3 small nucleolar ribonucleoprotein protein (putative): protein MKEWKNGAGVPKENPVSSCNPHLIFHNFNTDLGKRIMCIFKYLFPPVKIRMNKRKLSISRKKGQGGNSNEEQTEEFLVTNSGQLHTLDAQDDKENDELQITFKNNEYLDLQKFENNRVITFFNKNDIIYFRHYNWETSEKGEIILNEVGPRFSFIVYKINKETLDSLNEDYEYVYRPFLNSKKAQLA from the exons atgaaagaatggaaaaatggagcCGGCGTGCCAAAGGAAAACCC CGTGTCTTCTTGTAACCCTCATTTAATCtttcataattttaacaCAGATTTGGGGAAGCGAattatgtgtatttttaaGTACCTATTTCCGCCAGTCAAAATTAGGATGAATAAAAGGAAGCTTTCTATCTcgagaaaaaagggacaaggCGGAAATTCGAACGAAGAACAAACTGAAGAATTTCTTGTCACCAACAGTGGGCAGCTCCACACGCTCGATGCACAGGACGACAAAGAAAACGATGAATTGCAAATAACCTTCAAAAATAATGAGTACCTTGATctgcaaaaatttgaaaacaaCAGAgttattaccttttttaataaaaatgacatcaTTTACTTTCGGCACTACAACTGGGAGACCAGTGAGAAGGgcgaaattattttaaatgaagTTGGCCCCCGATTTAGTTTCATCgtgtacaaaataaacaaagagACGCTCGATTCCCTCAATGAGGATTATGAGTATGTGTAccgcccctttttaaattcgaAGAAGGCTCAGCTTGCGTAG